From Micrococcus porci, one genomic window encodes:
- a CDS encoding dicarboxylate/amino acid:cation symporter, which yields MTSHPSSPASGASTPARRRRLPAWTGNFGWQIAAALVLGLLLGLAARAMGHTPDSPTWLGETLALIGSIYVQLLKATVVPLVFFAVVASVANLAQVTNAARLAAKTLLWFAITSFIAVLIGLAVGVVMQPGVGTGQSAPEGYQARTVTWLDFLTSMVPVNMLGLTVKTTAGDDGALTSTPSFQVLQILVIAIAVGVAALKVGEKAEPFLAFSRSVLAVIQKVLWWIIRLAPLGTVGLLGNAVASYGWSTMGTLVKFVVAVYVGLALVMLVVYPLLARVHGLSVKQFFTGVWPAFQMGFVSRSSLGTLPVTQRVAERSFGVPTGYASFAVPLGATTKMDGCAAIYPAVAAVFVAQFYGIDMTLGQYALVVLVSVLGSAATAGTTGATVMLTLTLSTTGLPLEGMALLLAVDPIVDMGRTAVNVSGQALIPALVAQQEGILDRTRYDAERGDVMADEDETIVEARHDDARGASRADLTEAGSAR from the coding sequence ATGACCTCGCACCCCTCCTCCCCCGCCTCCGGGGCGTCCACACCCGCGCGCCGCCGCCGGCTCCCCGCCTGGACCGGCAACTTCGGCTGGCAGATCGCCGCCGCCCTCGTCCTCGGCCTGCTCCTCGGCCTCGCCGCCCGGGCCATGGGCCACACCCCCGACTCCCCGACCTGGCTCGGCGAGACCCTCGCCCTCATCGGGTCGATCTACGTGCAGCTGCTCAAGGCGACGGTCGTCCCGCTCGTGTTCTTCGCCGTCGTCGCCTCCGTGGCCAACCTCGCCCAGGTGACCAATGCCGCCCGCCTGGCCGCCAAGACCCTGCTGTGGTTCGCGATCACCAGCTTCATCGCCGTGCTGATCGGCCTGGCCGTCGGCGTCGTGATGCAGCCCGGCGTGGGCACCGGCCAGTCCGCACCCGAGGGCTACCAGGCGCGGACCGTCACCTGGCTCGACTTCCTGACGTCCATGGTCCCGGTGAACATGCTCGGCCTGACCGTGAAGACCACCGCGGGCGACGACGGCGCCCTCACCTCCACGCCGTCCTTCCAGGTGCTGCAGATCCTGGTCATCGCGATCGCCGTGGGCGTGGCCGCCCTCAAGGTCGGCGAGAAGGCCGAGCCGTTCCTCGCGTTCTCCCGGTCCGTGCTGGCCGTCATCCAGAAGGTCCTCTGGTGGATCATCCGCCTCGCCCCCCTCGGCACCGTCGGCCTGCTCGGCAACGCGGTGGCCTCCTACGGCTGGTCCACGATGGGCACGCTCGTGAAGTTCGTCGTGGCGGTCTACGTGGGCCTGGCGCTCGTCATGCTCGTCGTCTACCCGCTGCTGGCCCGCGTGCACGGCCTGTCCGTGAAGCAGTTCTTCACCGGCGTCTGGCCCGCCTTCCAGATGGGCTTCGTGTCCCGCTCCTCGCTCGGCACCCTGCCCGTCACCCAGCGCGTGGCCGAGCGCAGCTTCGGCGTGCCCACCGGCTACGCCTCCTTCGCCGTGCCGCTGGGCGCCACCACCAAGATGGACGGCTGCGCGGCGATCTACCCGGCCGTGGCCGCCGTGTTCGTGGCGCAGTTCTACGGGATCGACATGACCCTCGGCCAGTACGCCCTCGTCGTGCTGGTCTCGGTCCTCGGCTCCGCCGCCACCGCGGGCACCACCGGCGCCACCGTGATGCTCACGCTCACCCTGTCGACGACCGGCCTGCCCCTGGAGGGCATGGCCCTGCTCCTGGCCGTGGACCCGATCGTGGACATGGGCCGCACCGCCGTCAACGTGTCCGGACAGGCCCTCATCCCCGCGCTCGTCGCCCAGCAGGAGGGCATCCTCGACCGGACCCGCTACGACGCCGAGCGCGGCGACGTCATGGCCGACGAGGACGAGACCATCGTCGAGGCCCGTCACGACGACGCCCGCGGCGCGTCCCGGGCGGACCTCACCGAGGCCGGCTCCGCCCGCTGA
- the guaB gene encoding IMP dehydrogenase codes for MSTSTGPSSDPVYASEDPFGFFGLTYDDVLLLPNATDVIPADADTSTQLTRNIRLNIPVVSAAMDTVTEAPLAIAIARQGGMGIIHRNLSIEDQAKHVDTVKRSESGMISDPVTIGPKATLAELDELCAQYRVSGLPVVAEDMTLLGIITNRDTRFIPHEEWDTRTVDTAMTRMPLITAQDGISREEVLHLFSQNRVEKLPLVDDAGRLTGLITIKDFDKAEKYPDAAKDDEGRLRVGGAVGFFGDGWERAMTLVEAGVDALVVDTANGHTHGVLDMIARLKKEKAAAHVDVIGGQAATYAGAKAIVDAGADAVKVGVGPGSICTTRVVAGVGVPQITAIYEAAKATRPAGVPLIADGGLQHSGDIGKALVAGADSVMLGSLLAGTAESPGDLVFYQGKQFKAYRGMGSLGAMQTRNGTRSFSKDRYFQADVPDEDKLIPEGIEGQVPYRGPIASVVHQLVGGLRQTMFYTGAPTIVDLKENGRFVRITTAGLKESHPHDIMMTVEAPNYRSK; via the coding sequence GTGAGCACCAGCACCGGTCCCTCCTCCGATCCCGTGTACGCCTCCGAGGATCCCTTCGGCTTCTTCGGCCTGACGTACGACGACGTCCTCCTCCTGCCGAACGCCACCGACGTGATCCCGGCGGACGCGGACACCTCCACGCAGCTCACGCGGAACATCCGGCTGAACATCCCCGTGGTGTCCGCGGCCATGGACACCGTCACCGAGGCGCCCCTGGCCATCGCGATCGCGCGCCAGGGCGGCATGGGCATCATCCACCGCAACCTGTCCATCGAGGACCAGGCCAAGCACGTGGACACGGTCAAGCGCTCCGAGTCCGGCATGATCTCGGACCCCGTGACCATCGGACCGAAGGCCACCCTCGCCGAGCTGGACGAGCTCTGCGCCCAGTACCGCGTCTCCGGCCTGCCGGTGGTGGCGGAGGACATGACCCTGCTGGGCATCATCACCAACCGCGACACCCGCTTCATCCCCCACGAGGAGTGGGACACGCGCACGGTGGACACGGCCATGACGCGCATGCCGCTGATCACCGCGCAGGACGGCATCTCCCGCGAGGAGGTCCTGCACCTGTTCTCCCAGAACCGCGTGGAGAAGCTGCCCCTGGTGGACGACGCCGGCCGCCTCACCGGCCTGATCACCATCAAGGACTTCGACAAGGCGGAGAAGTACCCGGACGCGGCGAAGGACGACGAGGGCCGGCTGCGCGTCGGCGGTGCCGTCGGGTTCTTCGGCGACGGCTGGGAGCGCGCCATGACCCTCGTGGAGGCCGGCGTGGACGCCCTGGTGGTGGACACCGCCAACGGCCACACCCACGGCGTGCTGGACATGATCGCGCGTCTGAAGAAGGAGAAGGCGGCCGCGCATGTGGACGTCATCGGCGGCCAGGCGGCCACCTACGCGGGCGCCAAGGCCATCGTCGACGCGGGTGCGGACGCCGTGAAGGTGGGCGTGGGCCCGGGCTCGATCTGCACCACCCGCGTGGTGGCCGGCGTCGGCGTCCCCCAGATCACGGCGATCTACGAGGCCGCGAAGGCGACCCGCCCGGCCGGCGTGCCGCTGATCGCCGACGGCGGCCTGCAGCACTCCGGCGACATCGGCAAGGCCCTGGTGGCCGGCGCCGACTCCGTCATGCTGGGCTCCCTGCTGGCCGGCACCGCCGAGTCTCCGGGCGACCTGGTGTTCTACCAGGGCAAGCAGTTCAAGGCCTACCGCGGCATGGGCTCCCTGGGCGCCATGCAGACCCGCAACGGCACGCGCTCCTTCTCCAAGGACCGCTACTTCCAGGCGGACGTGCCGGACGAGGACAAGCTGATCCCCGAGGGCATCGAGGGCCAGGTGCCGTACCGCGGACCGATCGCCTCGGTGGTGCACCAGCTGGTGGGCGGCCTGCGCCAGACCATGTTCTACACGGGCGCACCGACCATCGTGGACCTCAAGGAGAACGGCCGCTTCGTGCGCATCACCACGGCCGGGCTGAAGGAGTCCCACCCGCACGACATCATGATGACGGTGGAGGCCCCCAACTACCGCTCCAAGTGA
- a CDS encoding GuaB3 family IMP dehydrogenase-related protein, whose translation MTNQIEIGRGKRGRQAFSFDDVSVVPSRRTRDPKDVNLSWRIDAYTFDMPVMGAPMDSVMSPETAIALGRLGGLGVLNLEGLWTRHEDPEPLLEEIAAMEAEAGSPEVTRRLQEIYSAPIRADLITERLAQIRESGVVVAGSLTPQNTQQFSQTVLAAGVDLFVIRGTTVSAEHVSSTHEPLDLKQFIYELDVPVIVGGAAGYTPALHLMRTGAAGVLVGFGGGASTTTRRAMGIRVPMATAIADIAEARRDYMDESGGRYVHVIADGGVGTSGEIVKAIAMGADAVTLGTALARATEAPGRGWHWGLEAAHPELPRGHRTRVGQVAPLEEVLWGPGHTTDGTSNLMGALKRAMATSGYTELKDFQKVEVLVTGARTH comes from the coding sequence GTGACGAACCAGATTGAGATCGGACGAGGCAAGCGCGGCCGGCAGGCCTTCTCCTTCGACGACGTGTCCGTGGTGCCCTCGCGGCGCACGCGGGACCCGAAGGACGTGAACCTGTCCTGGCGGATCGACGCCTACACGTTCGACATGCCCGTGATGGGCGCGCCGATGGACTCCGTGATGAGCCCGGAGACGGCGATCGCCCTGGGCCGCCTGGGCGGCCTGGGCGTCCTGAACCTCGAGGGCCTCTGGACCCGCCACGAGGACCCGGAGCCCCTGCTCGAGGAGATCGCGGCCATGGAGGCCGAGGCCGGCAGCCCCGAGGTCACCCGCCGCCTCCAGGAGATCTACTCCGCGCCCATCCGCGCCGACCTGATCACCGAGCGCCTCGCGCAGATCCGTGAGTCCGGCGTCGTGGTGGCGGGCTCCCTGACCCCGCAGAACACCCAGCAGTTCTCCCAGACCGTGCTCGCCGCCGGGGTGGACCTGTTCGTCATCCGCGGCACCACCGTGTCCGCCGAGCACGTCTCCTCCACGCACGAGCCGCTGGACCTCAAGCAGTTCATCTACGAGCTGGACGTCCCCGTGATCGTGGGCGGCGCCGCCGGCTACACCCCGGCGCTGCACCTGATGCGCACCGGCGCCGCGGGCGTGCTCGTGGGCTTCGGCGGCGGCGCGTCCACCACCACCCGCCGTGCCATGGGCATCCGCGTGCCGATGGCCACCGCCATCGCGGACATCGCCGAGGCGCGCCGCGACTACATGGACGAGTCCGGCGGCCGCTACGTGCACGTGATCGCCGACGGCGGCGTGGGCACCTCCGGCGAGATCGTCAAGGCGATCGCCATGGGCGCCGACGCCGTCACCCTGGGCACCGCGCTGGCCCGCGCCACCGAGGCCCCCGGCCGTGGCTGGCATTGGGGCCTGGAGGCCGCCCACCCGGAGTTGCCCCGCGGGCACCGCACCCGCGTGGGCCAGGTGGCCCCGCTGGAGGAGGTCCTCTGGGGCCCCGGCCACACCACGGACGGCACCTCCAACCTCATGGGCGCCCTCAAGCGCGCCATGGCGACCTCCGGCTACACGGAGCTCAAGGACTTCCAGAAGGTCGAGGTGCTCGTCACGGGCGCCCGCACCCACTGA
- a CDS encoding SURF1 family protein, producing the protein MLRTALKPKWLATLVLALVAATAFVLLSRWQFASSETAAPPPRTQTENAVPLTEHVRPGEPLLASQADQVVSARGEFVPGTDALVGPRLSDGREGWWTVTAFRVAGAPDGETVPVVRGWSEAADVVDPAPTGEVTVTGRLLPPDGPVSPADAGEDTAGRPAFSTLSPGQLVNAWDVPAYAAYVAAFGVTDAAGADVSAGARDGGLQPVWVPPQPEESQVVWLNVFYGVEWLLFAGFALFLWWRFVRDDHLRDEQEAELDAQWAARWRAEELERRRERARREKEAAARAYAAWQAGETAPDAAHQEPQDGPAGPRKEGQA; encoded by the coding sequence TTGCTCCGCACCGCCCTCAAGCCCAAGTGGCTCGCGACCCTCGTGCTCGCCCTCGTGGCGGCCACGGCGTTCGTGCTGCTCTCCCGGTGGCAGTTCGCGTCGTCGGAGACGGCCGCCCCGCCGCCGCGCACGCAGACCGAGAACGCCGTGCCGCTGACGGAGCACGTCCGCCCGGGGGAGCCCCTGCTGGCCTCCCAGGCGGACCAGGTCGTCTCCGCCCGAGGCGAGTTCGTGCCCGGCACGGACGCGCTCGTCGGCCCGCGCCTCTCGGACGGGCGTGAGGGGTGGTGGACCGTCACGGCCTTCCGCGTGGCCGGTGCCCCGGACGGCGAGACCGTCCCCGTGGTGCGGGGCTGGTCCGAGGCCGCCGACGTCGTCGACCCGGCCCCGACGGGCGAGGTGACCGTGACCGGCCGCCTGCTGCCCCCTGACGGCCCCGTGAGCCCGGCCGACGCCGGCGAGGACACCGCTGGGCGCCCCGCGTTCTCCACGCTCTCCCCGGGCCAGCTCGTCAACGCATGGGACGTGCCCGCCTACGCCGCCTACGTGGCCGCCTTCGGGGTCACGGACGCGGCCGGCGCGGACGTGTCCGCGGGAGCGCGGGACGGCGGGCTGCAGCCCGTGTGGGTGCCGCCGCAGCCTGAGGAGTCCCAGGTCGTCTGGCTGAACGTGTTCTACGGGGTGGAGTGGCTGCTCTTCGCCGGGTTCGCCCTGTTCCTGTGGTGGCGGTTCGTCCGGGACGACCACCTCCGCGACGAGCAGGAGGCCGAGCTCGACGCGCAGTGGGCCGCACGGTGGCGCGCGGAGGAGCTGGAGCGCCGGCGCGAGCGCGCCCGCCGCGAGAAGGAGGCGGCCGCCCGCGCCTACGCCGCCTGGCAGGCGGGGGAGACCGCGCCGGACGCCGCACACCAGGAACCTCAGGACGGGCCCGCGGGCCCGAGGAAGGAGGGCCAGGCATGA
- a CDS encoding DUF3817 domain-containing protein: MSQPHHDAGREAARAGEAPVDPATLPDPEDITEADLPAPPPRPGRAVRRFAGTRQQIVSADRIYKVCAYITGVMLLLLVAEMVFKYGLHQELFAGGTTVDGEPHGFGLAPEKSVTGGVNLSLAILIAHGWMYVVYLLACFRLWSLMRWAPGRLLAMAGGGVVPFLSFVVERKVSGQVREELAQFPDAARRY, translated from the coding sequence ATGAGCCAGCCCCATCACGACGCCGGCCGCGAGGCCGCCCGCGCGGGCGAGGCGCCCGTGGACCCGGCGACCCTGCCGGACCCCGAGGACATCACCGAGGCGGACCTCCCCGCGCCGCCGCCGCGGCCGGGGCGTGCCGTGCGCCGGTTCGCCGGCACCCGCCAGCAGATCGTCTCGGCGGACCGCATCTACAAGGTCTGCGCGTACATCACCGGCGTGATGCTCCTGCTGCTCGTGGCGGAGATGGTCTTCAAGTACGGCCTGCACCAGGAGCTGTTCGCCGGCGGCACCACCGTGGACGGCGAGCCCCATGGGTTCGGCCTGGCCCCGGAGAAGTCCGTGACCGGAGGCGTGAACCTGTCCCTGGCGATCCTGATCGCGCACGGCTGGATGTACGTCGTCTACCTGCTCGCGTGCTTCCGCCTGTGGTCGCTGATGCGCTGGGCCCCGGGCCGCCTGCTGGCCATGGCGGGCGGCGGCGTGGTGCCGTTCCTGTCCTTCGTGGTGGAGCGGAAGGTCTCCGGGCAGGTGCGCGAGGAGCTCGCGCAGTTCCCCGACGCCGCCCGGCGGTACTGA
- the guaA gene encoding glutamine-hydrolyzing GMP synthase: MTQNEPTRDQPAPLHDVLPTVLVMDFGAQYAQLIARRVREANVYSEVVPSSTPAQEILDRRPAALILSGGPSSVYEAGAPQLDPALLEAGVPVLGLCYGFQSIAHALGGTVARTGTREYGSTRLESADGGSVLLAGQDAAQVVWMSHGDAVTEAPEGFAVTAVTAGAPVAAFEDRERRIFGVQWHPEVGHSERGQEILANFLTEGAGLSQDWTAENVIEEQVARIREQIGDARAICGLSGGVDSAVAAALVQRAIGDRLTCVYVDHGLMRQGESDEIERAFGEAHGGAKLVMVDAREDFLAALAGVTDPEAKRKIIGERFIRTFEKAQADIVLESAHDPNAPEVRFLVQGTLYPDVVESGGGDGTANIKSHHNVGGLPDDIEFELCEPLRELFKDEVRAVGAELGLPEGIVHRQPFPGPGLGIRIIGEVTQERLDLLRQADAIVRAELTAAGLDRQIWQCPVVLLADVRSVGVQGDGRTYGHPVVLRPVTSEDAMTADWARIPSEVLSRISNRITNEVDGINRVVLDVTSKPPGTIEWE, encoded by the coding sequence GTGACCCAGAACGAGCCCACCCGTGACCAGCCCGCGCCGCTGCACGACGTCCTGCCCACCGTCCTGGTGATGGACTTCGGCGCGCAGTACGCGCAGCTCATCGCGCGCCGCGTGCGCGAGGCGAACGTGTACTCCGAGGTGGTGCCGTCCTCGACGCCCGCCCAGGAGATCCTCGACCGCCGCCCCGCGGCGCTGATCCTCTCCGGCGGCCCGTCCTCCGTGTACGAGGCCGGCGCCCCGCAGCTGGACCCGGCCCTGCTGGAGGCCGGGGTGCCCGTGCTGGGCCTCTGCTACGGGTTCCAGTCGATCGCCCACGCCCTGGGCGGGACCGTGGCCCGCACCGGCACCCGGGAGTACGGCTCCACCCGTCTGGAGTCCGCGGACGGCGGCTCCGTGCTGCTCGCCGGCCAGGACGCCGCGCAGGTCGTGTGGATGTCCCACGGGGACGCCGTCACCGAGGCCCCCGAGGGCTTCGCCGTCACCGCGGTGACCGCGGGCGCCCCCGTGGCCGCCTTCGAGGACCGCGAGCGGCGGATCTTCGGAGTGCAGTGGCACCCCGAGGTGGGCCACTCCGAGCGCGGCCAGGAGATCCTGGCGAACTTCCTCACCGAGGGCGCGGGCCTGTCCCAGGACTGGACGGCGGAGAACGTCATCGAGGAGCAGGTCGCCCGCATCCGCGAGCAGATCGGCGACGCCCGGGCCATCTGCGGCCTCTCCGGCGGCGTGGACTCCGCCGTGGCCGCGGCCCTGGTGCAGCGCGCCATCGGCGACCGCCTCACCTGCGTGTACGTGGACCACGGGCTGATGCGCCAGGGCGAGTCGGACGAGATCGAGCGCGCCTTCGGCGAGGCCCACGGCGGCGCGAAGCTCGTCATGGTGGACGCCCGCGAGGACTTCCTCGCCGCGCTGGCCGGGGTCACCGACCCGGAGGCGAAGCGCAAGATCATCGGCGAGCGCTTCATCCGCACCTTCGAGAAGGCCCAGGCGGACATCGTCCTGGAGTCCGCCCACGACCCGAACGCCCCCGAGGTGAGGTTCCTCGTGCAGGGCACGCTCTACCCGGACGTGGTCGAGTCCGGAGGCGGCGACGGCACCGCGAACATCAAGTCGCACCACAACGTGGGCGGCCTGCCGGACGACATCGAGTTCGAGCTGTGCGAGCCGCTGCGTGAGCTGTTCAAGGACGAGGTCCGCGCCGTGGGCGCCGAGCTCGGCCTGCCCGAGGGCATCGTGCACCGCCAGCCGTTCCCGGGCCCGGGCCTGGGCATCCGGATCATCGGCGAGGTCACCCAGGAGCGCCTGGACCTCCTGCGCCAGGCGGACGCGATCGTGCGCGCCGAGCTGACCGCGGCCGGCCTGGACCGGCAGATCTGGCAGTGCCCGGTGGTGCTGCTCGCCGACGTCCGCTCCGTGGGCGTGCAGGGCGACGGCCGCACCTACGGCCACCCGGTGGTCCTGCGTCCGGTCACCTCCGAGGACGCCATGACCGCCGACTGGGCCCGCATCCCCTCCGAGGTGCTCTCCCGCATCTCCAACCGCATCACCAACGAGGTGGACGGCATCAACCGCGTGGTCCTGGACGTCACCTCCAAGCCCCCGGGAACCATCGAGTGGGAGTGA